From the genome of Thermoflexus hugenholtzii, one region includes:
- the thiE gene encoding thiamine phosphate synthase, whose protein sequence is MDLRVYLVLDPAHTGGRSPLEVAEAALRGGVTVVQLRWKAGPLREMLRWGAALRELCRRHHVPFLINDRADVALALEADGVHVGQEDLPPEVARRLLGPRALIGVSARTPEQAQAAEAAGADYLGTGSVFPTGSKEGARLIGLEGLRAVVRATRLPVVAIGGVNAENAAACIQAGAAGVAVISAITQAPDPEAAARALRRAVDEALAARRLEG, encoded by the coding sequence CTGGATCTGCGGGTTTATCTGGTCCTGGATCCCGCGCACACCGGTGGGCGCTCCCCCCTGGAGGTGGCCGAGGCCGCCCTGCGGGGAGGCGTCACGGTGGTGCAGCTGCGGTGGAAGGCCGGGCCGCTGCGGGAGATGCTGCGCTGGGGAGCCGCCCTGCGGGAGCTCTGCCGGCGCCATCACGTCCCCTTTTTGATCAACGATCGGGCCGATGTGGCCCTGGCCCTGGAGGCGGATGGCGTGCATGTGGGACAGGAGGATCTTCCGCCGGAGGTGGCGCGGCGTCTGCTGGGCCCTCGTGCCCTCATCGGCGTCTCCGCCCGCACCCCGGAGCAGGCGCAGGCGGCGGAGGCCGCGGGCGCGGATTACCTGGGGACGGGCTCGGTCTTCCCCACGGGTTCGAAGGAAGGCGCCCGGCTCATCGGCCTGGAGGGGCTGCGGGCGGTGGTCCGCGCCACCCGGCTCCCCGTAGTCGCCATCGGCGGGGTGAACGCGGAGAACGCCGCGGCGTGCATTCAGGCGGGGGCGGCGGGCGTGGCCGTGATCTCGGCCATCACCCAGGCCCCGGATCCGGAGGCGGCGGCCCGAGCGCTGCGCCGGGCGGTCGACGAAGCCCTCGCCGCCCGGCGCCTGGAGGGATGA
- a CDS encoding ABC transporter permease subunit has protein sequence MPGMSAMTAALRGIRGEARQVSRFLSTEMLLILPFVLFVGIFEIYPIINMAYRSFFDLNGNFTLENYINAFTKPQFQMAIRNSLLFAAAASLVGGIGGTFVAALAVRLPARWRNLLLSLYALPMTLSGLVVAFAFIVLLGRNGVLNLLVRRAFGLPPTVYFNLYDWPGIVLVYAFFQIPLMTLSMAAVFENLDPNLIEAARNLGARPWQVWRYVVIPVLLPGFLAGMSIQFAGMMGAFGTVLALVGMAKNLLSLQIYSHASESTYNLPQAGALAMVLITITGVALILLSWGARRLARRGP, from the coding sequence ATGCCCGGCATGAGCGCCATGACCGCCGCGTTGCGCGGGATCCGCGGAGAAGCCCGCCAGGTGAGTCGCTTCCTCTCCACAGAGATGTTGTTGATCCTTCCCTTTGTGCTATTTGTGGGGATTTTTGAGATTTATCCTATTATAAATATGGCCTATCGTAGTTTTTTCGATTTAAATGGTAACTTCACGCTTGAAAATTACATCAATGCTTTCACCAAGCCGCAGTTTCAGATGGCGATTCGGAACAGCCTGCTGTTTGCCGCGGCGGCCAGCCTGGTGGGAGGGATTGGTGGGACTTTCGTGGCCGCCCTGGCGGTTCGGTTGCCGGCACGATGGCGCAATCTGTTGCTCTCCCTCTATGCGTTGCCGATGACTCTCTCGGGGCTGGTGGTGGCTTTCGCCTTCATCGTCCTGCTCGGCCGCAACGGTGTCCTGAACCTTCTGGTCCGGCGCGCCTTCGGCCTCCCGCCAACGGTTTATTTCAACCTTTATGATTGGCCTGGCATTGTGCTGGTTTACGCCTTCTTCCAGATCCCCTTGATGACCCTGAGCATGGCCGCGGTTTTTGAGAACCTGGATCCCAACTTGATTGAGGCGGCTCGCAACCTGGGAGCCCGGCCCTGGCAGGTCTGGCGCTACGTGGTGATCCCGGTGCTGCTTCCCGGTTTTCTGGCCGGGATGAGCATTCAGTTCGCCGGGATGATGGGAGCCTTCGGGACGGTGCTGGCCCTGGTGGGGATGGCGAAGAATCTGCTCTCCCTGCAGATTTACTCCCACGCCTCCGAATCGACTTATAACCTGCCTCAGGCTGGGGCGCTGGCGATGGTGCTGATCACCATCACCGGCGTGGCGCTGATCCTGTTGAGCTGGGGCGCCCGGCGACTCGCTCGGAGGGGGCCATGA
- a CDS encoding carbohydrate ABC transporter permease, producing MTTVTRSWAMAIPARRALTRRHLGIGLRLSLLGLSAFVVLFPFLWVLAASLKPPVELNRPSLWGFTPTMANWVEVWLGSPFSRYFLNSIVVGVLTVGISLLVGAPAAYAFSRFRTGGTWLRFLILAAQMLPPALFIIPFFLMAYYTGLLDTVWAVAAAHLTFIAPLVTWFLIGFFEDVPRDLEEQAMVDGCTRWQAFLRVVLPTARPGLGAAGLFAFIMSWNEMFYALMLAGGHSKTLPVAIAGYWTFRGVELGKMSVAILSAALPVLVASFFVQRFLIRGLGGGAIKG from the coding sequence ATGACCACCGTCACCCGTTCCTGGGCGATGGCCATCCCTGCCCGACGGGCCCTCACCCGCCGACATCTGGGAATCGGGCTTCGCTTGAGCCTTCTGGGGCTCAGCGCCTTTGTCGTTCTGTTTCCCTTCCTCTGGGTGCTGGCGGCCTCCCTGAAGCCGCCTGTGGAGCTGAACCGACCCTCATTGTGGGGTTTCACGCCCACAATGGCCAATTGGGTAGAGGTCTGGCTCGGCTCTCCCTTCTCCCGTTATTTTCTGAACAGCATCGTGGTGGGCGTTCTCACGGTGGGGATCTCTCTGCTGGTGGGAGCTCCCGCCGCCTACGCGTTCTCCCGCTTCCGCACCGGAGGGACATGGTTGCGCTTTCTCATCCTGGCTGCCCAGATGCTGCCGCCGGCCCTTTTCATCATCCCCTTCTTCCTGATGGCCTATTACACCGGCTTGCTGGACACCGTGTGGGCGGTGGCGGCGGCCCACCTCACTTTCATCGCCCCTCTGGTCACGTGGTTTCTCATCGGCTTCTTTGAGGACGTGCCTCGGGACCTGGAGGAGCAGGCGATGGTGGATGGATGCACCCGATGGCAGGCGTTCCTGCGGGTGGTGCTGCCGACCGCCCGCCCGGGCCTGGGGGCCGCTGGGCTCTTTGCTTTCATCATGTCCTGGAACGAGATGTTCTACGCGCTGATGCTGGCCGGGGGCCATTCGAAAACCCTTCCGGTGGCCATCGCCGGTTACTGGACTTTCCGTGGTGTGGAGCTGGGGAAGATGTCTGTTGCCATCCTCTCCGCCGCCCTGCCGGTGCTGGTGGCTTCGTTTTTCGTGCAACGTTTCCTGATTCGAGGGCTGGGAGGTGGCGCCATCAAAGGTTAA
- the thiD gene encoding bifunctional hydroxymethylpyrimidine kinase/phosphomethylpyrimidine kinase, with the protein MKPLPRALTIAGSDSGGGAGIQADLKTFGALGVYGMSVLTALTAQNTRGVQAVFELPPDFVAAQIDSVLGDIGADAVKTGMLANAAIIEVVAEKMREYRVERLVVDPVMRAKSGDPLLRPEAQEALIRRLFPLAMVVTPNLHEARALVGRELRSREDMREAARIIHGMGPRWVVVKGGHLEGDDRSVDVVFDGRDFYELDAPRVDTVNTHGTGCTFASAIAAGLAKGLAPLEAIRQAKEYLTAVLQASRAFKLGGGAYGPMDHFALWKAEAPTRAASG; encoded by the coding sequence ATGAAGCCCTTGCCGCGCGCGCTGACCATCGCCGGCTCGGACTCCGGCGGCGGAGCGGGGATCCAGGCGGATCTGAAGACCTTCGGGGCGCTGGGGGTTTATGGCATGAGCGTCCTCACCGCCCTCACCGCCCAGAACACCCGGGGGGTTCAGGCCGTCTTCGAGCTCCCGCCGGACTTCGTGGCCGCCCAGATCGATTCGGTGCTGGGGGACATCGGAGCCGACGCGGTGAAGACGGGGATGCTGGCCAACGCCGCCATCATCGAGGTGGTGGCGGAGAAGATGCGGGAATACCGCGTGGAGCGCCTGGTGGTGGATCCGGTGATGCGGGCCAAGAGCGGGGATCCCCTCCTGCGCCCGGAAGCCCAGGAGGCGTTGATCCGCCGGCTGTTCCCGCTGGCCATGGTGGTCACGCCCAACCTCCACGAGGCGCGGGCCCTGGTGGGGCGGGAGTTGCGGAGCCGGGAGGACATGCGGGAGGCGGCGCGGATCATCCACGGGATGGGGCCGCGCTGGGTGGTGGTGAAAGGCGGTCATCTCGAGGGGGATGATCGCAGCGTGGACGTTGTGTTCGACGGGCGGGATTTCTACGAGCTGGACGCCCCGCGGGTGGACACGGTGAACACCCATGGGACGGGGTGCACCTTCGCCTCCGCCATCGCCGCGGGGCTGGCGAAGGGCCTTGCGCCCCTGGAGGCCATCCGTCAGGCCAAGGAGTATCTCACCGCCGTGCTTCAGGCCTCGCGGGCCTTCAAGCTGGGTGGGGGCGCCTACGGCCCGATGGATCACTTCGCGCTGTGGAAGGCGGAGGCCCCGACGCGAGCGGCATCCGGGTAG
- a CDS encoding sugar ABC transporter substrate-binding protein, with protein MCCRIGRLLIAVALLSAWLMGCRPAAQAPVTLTIIMEQVPDTDVVRKLLPDFEKENPGIKVVIDAMPYDAMRDKILASFMAPKATYDVIIVDNPWMDEFVAGNFLEPLDDRIRGIPDYDFEDFVGPVREIGVVGGKVYGIPFYNYAVGLIVRQDLFDDPAYREAYQKKYGKPLAPPTTLEDYLRVAQFFKEQSGGKIYGAAMQPQRGYKVFEEWKNWLYAAGGNLLDEQGNVIIDRPEAVRALELYIEMYKTAAPPNSLNWGFDEALRAMAAGEAATMMSYNWMLPTLNNPQGPAGALAGKFALYEVPGGKAVLGAWHWAIPRNAPNKDASWRFISWLTSKRMEKQRVILGGAPVRVSAMKDPEVWQKGFGQAYYETVLKILEDAEPLARGPKAEEIIQVVGTELNAAVAGEKTAEQALKDAAAQVRKILGK; from the coding sequence ATGTGCTGCCGGATTGGACGTCTGCTCATTGCGGTCGCGTTGCTCAGCGCTTGGCTGATGGGCTGTCGCCCGGCCGCCCAGGCCCCCGTCACCCTCACCATCATTATGGAACAGGTCCCGGACACCGACGTGGTCCGCAAGCTCCTCCCCGACTTTGAGAAGGAGAACCCCGGCATCAAGGTGGTCATCGACGCGATGCCCTACGACGCCATGCGGGATAAGATCCTGGCCTCGTTCATGGCCCCTAAGGCGACCTACGACGTGATCATCGTGGACAACCCATGGATGGATGAGTTCGTGGCCGGGAATTTCCTGGAGCCCCTGGACGATCGGATCCGGGGCATCCCGGATTACGATTTCGAGGACTTCGTGGGTCCGGTCCGGGAGATCGGGGTGGTGGGCGGCAAAGTCTACGGCATTCCTTTCTACAACTACGCTGTGGGCCTGATCGTGCGCCAGGATCTCTTCGATGACCCTGCCTATCGGGAGGCCTATCAGAAGAAATACGGGAAACCCCTGGCCCCGCCGACCACCCTGGAGGACTACTTGCGCGTCGCCCAGTTCTTCAAGGAGCAGAGCGGCGGGAAGATCTACGGCGCGGCCATGCAGCCCCAGCGCGGTTACAAGGTGTTCGAGGAGTGGAAGAACTGGCTGTATGCCGCAGGCGGGAACCTGTTGGATGAGCAGGGCAACGTGATCATCGACCGGCCCGAGGCGGTGCGCGCCCTGGAGCTCTACATCGAGATGTATAAGACGGCGGCGCCGCCCAACTCCCTGAACTGGGGCTTCGACGAGGCCCTTCGGGCGATGGCGGCGGGGGAGGCCGCTACGATGATGAGCTATAACTGGATGCTGCCCACCCTGAACAACCCGCAAGGGCCCGCCGGCGCCCTGGCCGGCAAGTTTGCCCTCTACGAGGTCCCCGGCGGGAAGGCGGTGCTCGGAGCTTGGCATTGGGCCATCCCCCGCAACGCGCCGAACAAAGACGCCTCCTGGCGTTTCATCTCCTGGCTCACCTCCAAGCGCATGGAGAAGCAACGGGTGATCCTGGGCGGCGCGCCGGTGCGGGTGAGCGCGATGAAAGATCCTGAGGTCTGGCAGAAGGGGTTCGGCCAGGCCTACTACGAGACGGTGCTGAAGATCCTCGAGGATGCCGAGCCGCTGGCCCGGGGTCCCAAGGCGGAGGAGATCATCCAGGTGGTGGGCACCGAGCTGAACGCGGCGGTAGCCGGGGAGAAGACCGCCGAGCAGGCCCTCAAGGACGCCGCCGCTCAGGTCCGCAAGATCCTGGGGAAGTGA
- a CDS encoding FGGY-family carbohydrate kinase, producing the protein MGRWVLGIDIGTTGVKGLLIGPGGERVAEAMAAHDLRSPYPGWAEEDPVEWWQGVQTVCRQLLHKRDPREIVAVGCSGMVPALVLLDEAGQVLRPSIQQNDARAVEEIEQLRRELDQERLFAITGGYTNQQHVGPRLMWVQRHEPEVWRRTRWVMGSYDYIVYRLTGQRSLEINWAVESGLFNIHRREWDTDLLRASGLHPELFPPVRFPTEVVGEVTPAAAEETGLAPGTPVIAGSADHVASALAAGLRENGDLLIKFGGAGDILYCLDRLETHPQLYIDYHDIPGRYLLNGCMAASGSLVKWFVTEVLGWEASGESYRRLDEAAARVPPASEGLIVLPYFLGEKTPIFDAQARGIFFGLTLSHGRGHMFRAILEAVIYGFQHHVEVLTARGYTIRRVVATDGGVRSGLWRQIAADVLGLPITSFPEHPGSALGVAFVAGMAVGLFRDWAEIEAFAGQALRNEPDPKAHARYQEAYRLYRQLYEALKPLFPQAASLGQPLGAAPGEA; encoded by the coding sequence ATGGGACGCTGGGTGCTGGGTATCGATATCGGGACGACGGGGGTGAAAGGGCTTCTGATCGGTCCGGGAGGGGAGCGGGTCGCGGAAGCGATGGCCGCCCACGATTTGCGCTCGCCGTATCCGGGCTGGGCCGAGGAGGATCCTGTCGAGTGGTGGCAGGGCGTGCAGACGGTTTGTCGCCAGCTGCTCCACAAGCGGGATCCTCGGGAGATCGTTGCAGTGGGCTGCAGCGGGATGGTCCCGGCCCTGGTGCTCCTGGACGAGGCGGGGCAGGTGCTGCGTCCATCCATCCAGCAGAACGACGCCCGGGCGGTGGAGGAGATCGAGCAGCTGCGCCGGGAGCTCGATCAGGAGCGCCTCTTCGCCATCACCGGAGGCTACACCAATCAGCAGCACGTCGGGCCGCGCCTGATGTGGGTCCAGCGCCATGAGCCGGAGGTGTGGCGCCGGACGCGCTGGGTGATGGGATCTTACGATTACATCGTCTACCGGCTGACGGGACAGCGCTCCCTCGAAATCAACTGGGCGGTGGAGTCCGGTCTTTTCAACATCCACCGGCGGGAGTGGGATACGGATCTTCTCCGCGCGAGCGGCCTCCATCCGGAGCTCTTCCCGCCGGTGCGCTTCCCTACGGAGGTGGTGGGAGAAGTAACCCCTGCTGCAGCGGAGGAGACCGGGTTGGCTCCGGGCACCCCTGTGATCGCAGGGAGCGCGGACCACGTGGCCTCCGCCCTGGCGGCGGGCCTGCGGGAGAACGGGGACCTCCTGATCAAATTCGGCGGGGCCGGAGACATCCTGTATTGTCTGGATCGCCTGGAGACCCATCCTCAACTTTACATCGATTACCACGACATCCCCGGGCGCTATCTTCTCAACGGGTGTATGGCGGCCTCGGGCTCTCTGGTCAAGTGGTTCGTCACGGAAGTGCTGGGCTGGGAGGCCTCGGGGGAGAGCTATCGCCGGCTGGATGAGGCCGCCGCCCGTGTGCCGCCGGCTTCGGAGGGGCTGATCGTGTTGCCCTACTTCCTGGGGGAGAAGACGCCCATCTTCGACGCTCAGGCCCGTGGGATCTTCTTCGGACTCACGCTGAGCCACGGCCGGGGCCATATGTTCCGGGCGATCCTGGAGGCGGTGATCTACGGCTTCCAGCATCACGTGGAGGTCCTGACCGCTCGCGGTTACACCATCCGACGGGTGGTGGCCACCGACGGCGGTGTGCGCAGCGGCCTCTGGCGTCAGATCGCCGCCGACGTCCTGGGCTTGCCCATCACCTCCTTCCCGGAGCATCCCGGATCCGCCCTGGGGGTTGCCTTCGTGGCCGGGATGGCCGTGGGCCTCTTCCGCGACTGGGCGGAGATCGAGGCCTTTGCCGGCCAGGCCCTCCGTAACGAGCCCGACCCAAAGGCCCATGCCCGCTATCAGGAGGCCTATCGCCTCTACCGTCAGCTCTACGAGGCCTTAAAGCCGCTCTTCCCCCAGGCGGCCTCACTGGGACAACCGCTCGGAGCGGCCCCTGGGGAGGCTTGA
- a CDS encoding carbohydrate ABC transporter permease: MGRRDRALGRRLLLPLLGLLALVQGYPIVFAAYISFHDYRLTALDQVRWVGLAQYQGLADNPSYWTAMTNTLIFVGGAVTLELLLGLALALLLHRPVPGQNAFRAVVLMPMFITPIAVGLMFRFLLNSQLGIIPVALRSIGVEIDWFGPDLALFSLILIDVWQWTPLMTLFLLAGLEALPTEPFEAARVDGASGFQILRHLTLPLLRPVILAAVLIRMLDAFRIFEYVYAITRGGPGERTETILFHIYRVGFLYFRLGEAAAMAFTLALVILILVVVLFYILRRQEAWA; this comes from the coding sequence ATGGGTCGACGGGATCGCGCCCTGGGGCGCCGGTTGCTGCTGCCCCTCCTGGGGCTCCTGGCCCTGGTCCAGGGTTATCCCATTGTCTTCGCCGCTTATATCTCCTTCCACGATTACCGGCTAACCGCCCTGGACCAGGTGCGCTGGGTGGGGCTGGCCCAGTATCAGGGGCTGGCGGACAACCCTTCCTATTGGACCGCGATGACGAACACCTTGATCTTCGTCGGCGGGGCGGTGACCCTGGAGCTCCTGCTGGGCCTGGCCCTGGCTCTCCTGCTGCACCGGCCGGTCCCCGGGCAGAACGCCTTCCGGGCTGTCGTGTTGATGCCCATGTTCATCACCCCCATCGCGGTGGGGCTGATGTTCCGTTTCCTCCTCAACTCCCAGCTGGGCATCATCCCGGTGGCCCTGCGCTCCATCGGCGTGGAGATCGACTGGTTCGGCCCGGACCTGGCTTTGTTCTCCCTGATCCTCATCGATGTGTGGCAGTGGACGCCGCTGATGACGCTGTTCCTTCTGGCGGGGCTGGAGGCGCTGCCCACGGAGCCCTTTGAGGCGGCCCGGGTGGACGGCGCCTCCGGCTTTCAGATCCTGCGCCATCTCACCTTGCCTCTGTTGCGGCCGGTGATCCTCGCCGCGGTGCTCATCCGTATGCTGGATGCTTTCCGGATCTTCGAATACGTTTACGCCATCACCCGCGGCGGGCCGGGGGAGCGCACGGAAACCATCCTGTTTCACATCTACCGGGTGGGCTTTCTCTATTTCCGTCTGGGCGAGGCGGCCGCTATGGCCTTCACCCTGGCCCTCGTGATCCTGATCCTGGTGGTTGTCCTTTTCTACATCCTCCGCCGCCAGGAGGCCTGGGCATGA
- a CDS encoding SDR family NAD(P)-dependent oxidoreductase gives MGRLDGQVAVVTGAGTGIGAAIARTLAREGAYVAVTDINEEWARQVAEEIRKAGGVAEAWRLDVTRKADNVAVMDAVVAKWGRLDIVCPNAGVSTMNWAKDLTEEEWDYNFNVNTKGVFLTCQAAIPHMIRQGGGRIIITASMAGHRAVPLLAHYAASKWAVIGFGLSLAVEVGKYNIKVNLICPGFVRTSMQEREIVWEGKLRGMDPEAVRAEYVSKTPLGRIEEPQDVANAVLLLCLPEADFITGAVLDVTGGAHLT, from the coding sequence ATGGGACGCCTGGATGGACAGGTCGCAGTGGTTACGGGAGCCGGGACGGGGATCGGGGCAGCCATCGCCCGGACCCTGGCCCGTGAAGGGGCCTACGTGGCGGTGACGGATATCAATGAGGAGTGGGCCCGCCAGGTGGCGGAGGAGATCCGAAAGGCCGGCGGGGTGGCCGAAGCGTGGCGGCTGGATGTGACGCGCAAGGCCGACAACGTGGCGGTGATGGATGCCGTGGTGGCCAAGTGGGGCCGCCTCGACATCGTCTGCCCCAACGCCGGGGTCTCCACTATGAACTGGGCTAAGGATCTCACCGAGGAGGAGTGGGACTACAACTTCAATGTGAACACGAAGGGCGTGTTCTTGACCTGCCAGGCCGCTATCCCCCATATGATCCGCCAGGGCGGCGGACGGATCATCATCACCGCCTCCATGGCCGGCCATCGGGCCGTCCCCCTGCTGGCCCACTATGCCGCTTCCAAATGGGCGGTGATCGGTTTCGGCCTCAGCCTGGCGGTGGAAGTCGGCAAGTATAATATCAAGGTCAACCTGATCTGCCCGGGCTTTGTGCGCACTTCCATGCAGGAGCGGGAGATCGTCTGGGAGGGAAAGCTGCGGGGGATGGATCCGGAGGCCGTGCGGGCGGAATATGTCAGCAAAACCCCGCTGGGGCGCATCGAGGAACCTCAGGACGTGGCCAATGCGGTGCTGCTCTTGTGCCTGCCGGAGGCCGACTTCATCACCGGGGCCGTGCTGGACGTGACCGGTGGCGCTCACCTGACCTGA
- a CDS encoding ABC transporter permease, with amino-acid sequence MIRWILFVFLVLYIVVPLLMPIIFSFSVFWQDILPQGFTLRWYEAILTRPANYEALLVSLTVASGAVLLNLLITVPAAYALNRAGPGWGQRLREGAVILPLLFPPLVVGTALLQAFTRPPLALTGTIWMVIIAHAILGFPFMFRIVLAAFQTIDERTLSEAAASLGATFWQRMRYVLIPNVMPGILSGALLVFAISMGEFEVTSMVAGFTAQTLPLRLFQQIRNDMRIASAITAFLIYVSFLSFVLMTYLGARMRRMRAS; translated from the coding sequence ATGATCCGCTGGATCCTGTTTGTCTTCCTGGTGCTGTATATCGTGGTGCCCCTTCTGATGCCCATCATCTTCTCCTTCAGCGTTTTCTGGCAGGACATCCTGCCCCAGGGGTTCACCCTGCGCTGGTATGAGGCGATCCTCACCCGTCCGGCCAACTATGAGGCCTTACTGGTCTCGCTGACCGTGGCCTCCGGAGCTGTCCTGCTCAACCTGTTGATCACGGTGCCGGCGGCATATGCCCTGAACCGAGCAGGGCCGGGCTGGGGGCAGCGGCTGCGGGAAGGGGCGGTGATCCTTCCCCTTCTGTTCCCACCTCTGGTGGTAGGCACGGCCCTTCTCCAGGCTTTCACCCGACCGCCTCTGGCCCTCACGGGAACCATCTGGATGGTCATCATCGCCCACGCGATCCTGGGCTTCCCGTTCATGTTCCGCATCGTCCTGGCCGCTTTTCAGACCATCGACGAGCGCACCCTCAGCGAGGCGGCGGCCAGCCTGGGGGCCACTTTCTGGCAGCGGATGCGTTATGTGCTCATTCCGAACGTGATGCCCGGCATCCTCTCCGGAGCCCTCCTGGTGTTCGCCATCAGCATGGGGGAGTTCGAGGTCACCTCGATGGTGGCCGGTTTCACTGCCCAAACTCTCCCCCTGCGTCTCTTCCAGCAAATCCGGAACGATATGCGAATCGCCTCGGCGATCACGGCTTTTCTGATCTACGTTTCCTTCCTCTCCTTTGTGCTGATGACCTACCTGGGCGCGCGCATGCGGCGCATGCGCGCTTCATGA
- a CDS encoding MgtC/SapB family protein: MEGYRMWLEPVGIALGIGLLIGLEREWAHKDVGLRTFALVALAGCLGWLIHPVAAFLLLGGAIALVSLLNIRSLLVDRTLEMTTSVALLVTLLLGMVVAQGQGLVAAATAVLVTMLLAWKAELVRFTVGLSLEELRSIVLFGLLTVVIYPLLPEGLPGNWDPLGVVNLRGAWLVVVVLSGIGLVNYALLRLYGARGIHFTGLLGGLVNSTAAVGELARRCGGQGGGAEAVALEGMLLANVAMMARNGLILAIFAPAALGHGWLAVGGMVAVTGWLVFRAMRRGRGTAAPEIRLAFPFSLRQALLFGALYLVLRGAVVLAERWLGTGGFLVVAFLGGLVSSASTTAAVATLAGQGRIGIEMAGMGVVLASMASLLFHVPMAWLGGLRGQGLRTLARLSALTALVGLLGLAAERMLR, from the coding sequence ATGGAAGGGTATCGAATGTGGCTGGAGCCGGTGGGGATCGCCCTGGGGATCGGGTTGTTGATCGGACTGGAACGGGAATGGGCCCACAAAGACGTGGGGCTGCGGACCTTCGCGCTGGTGGCCCTGGCCGGATGCCTCGGGTGGCTGATCCATCCGGTGGCAGCGTTTCTGTTGCTGGGGGGAGCCATCGCGCTGGTGAGCCTGCTGAACATCCGGAGCCTGCTGGTGGATCGGACGCTGGAGATGACGACGTCGGTGGCGTTGCTGGTGACGCTGTTGCTGGGGATGGTGGTGGCCCAGGGACAGGGATTGGTGGCGGCGGCGACAGCAGTGCTGGTGACGATGCTGCTGGCCTGGAAAGCGGAGCTGGTGCGGTTCACGGTGGGGCTGTCGCTGGAGGAGCTGCGCTCCATCGTGCTGTTCGGGTTGCTGACGGTGGTGATCTATCCGTTGCTGCCCGAGGGGCTGCCGGGGAACTGGGACCCCCTGGGAGTGGTGAACCTGCGGGGCGCGTGGCTGGTGGTGGTGGTCCTCTCCGGGATCGGGCTGGTGAACTATGCCCTGTTGCGGCTGTATGGGGCACGAGGGATCCATTTCACCGGGCTGCTCGGCGGCCTGGTGAACAGCACGGCGGCGGTGGGGGAGCTGGCGCGGCGGTGCGGAGGACAGGGAGGGGGCGCGGAGGCAGTGGCCCTGGAAGGGATGCTGCTGGCGAACGTGGCGATGATGGCCCGAAACGGGTTGATCCTGGCCATCTTCGCCCCGGCGGCGCTGGGGCACGGATGGCTGGCGGTGGGGGGGATGGTCGCGGTGACCGGGTGGCTGGTGTTCCGGGCGATGCGACGGGGCCGCGGGACGGCGGCGCCGGAGATCCGGCTCGCCTTCCCCTTTTCGCTGCGACAAGCCCTGCTGTTCGGAGCCCTGTATCTGGTGCTGCGGGGCGCGGTGGTGCTGGCGGAGCGATGGTTGGGGACGGGCGGCTTCCTGGTGGTGGCCTTCCTGGGCGGGCTGGTGAGCAGCGCCTCGACGACGGCGGCGGTGGCCACGCTGGCCGGGCAGGGAAGGATCGGGATCGAGATGGCCGGGATGGGGGTGGTGCTGGCCTCGATGGCCAGCCTGCTGTTCCACGTCCCCATGGCCTGGCTGGGCGGCCTGCGCGGGCAGGGGCTGCGGACCCTGGCCCGCCTCTCCGCCCTCACCGCCCTCGTCGGCCTCCTCGGCCTGGCCGCCGAGCGCATGCTCCGCTGA